A DNA window from Parafrankia discariae contains the following coding sequences:
- a CDS encoding BlaI/MecI/CopY family transcriptional regulator, whose product MARLGDLERSVMDVLWSADDWLTARDVAARLHHERDLAYTTVLTVLERLERKGFVRRQRAARAHRYAATDSRETVVAEAMLEALGTADDRGSALVRFVGSVSAEEAEILRRALEPATPAEASGPGDPSPNDPSPSASAGSATTTVGGPADVTDVTDGAATTTPASTSGGSRASAEARPVQLPAAER is encoded by the coding sequence ATGGCACGCCTGGGTGACCTGGAACGGTCTGTCATGGACGTCCTGTGGTCGGCCGACGACTGGTTGACCGCACGCGACGTGGCCGCCCGCCTGCACCACGAGCGCGACCTCGCCTACACCACCGTGCTGACGGTGCTGGAGCGGCTGGAGCGCAAGGGCTTCGTCCGGCGTCAGCGGGCCGCCCGCGCCCACCGCTACGCGGCGACCGACAGCCGCGAGACCGTCGTCGCCGAGGCGATGCTGGAAGCCCTCGGCACCGCCGACGACCGCGGTTCGGCCCTCGTCCGCTTCGTCGGCTCCGTCTCCGCCGAGGAGGCCGAGATCCTGCGCCGCGCGCTGGAGCCGGCCACCCCCGCCGAAGCGAGTGGCCCGGGCGACCCGAGCCCGAACGACCCGAGCCCGAGTGCCTCGGCGGGCTCGGCGACGACCACCGTCGGGGGGCCGGCGGACGTCACCGACGTCACCGACGGCGCCGCGACGACCACTCCAGCCAGCACGTCCGGAGGATCGCGCGCCTCGGCCGAGGCGCGACCGGTACAACTCCCGGCGGCCGAGCGGTAG
- a CDS encoding M56 family metallopeptidase: MTTAALLALFAGALAWPVPRLLAAARWPHRCPRAAIVLWQAIGLAGGVSALLAAAAFTVAPLSQGIPSALADHASNLLAGEPLVGLGRTNLVGLAVAAALAARLFGVLVMSTAATLRERHRHRDLVDLAGHRHRHRGHDHADPGDPGGSNTPGDSGEHGEHGTDCRLCEHRDRAGTRLRILDHPVAVAYCVPGVRHARVVVSAGLLRTLTPEELDAVLAHEEAHVSGRHDLVIQPFVAWERTFPFLRPAREATAAVSLLVEMLADDAAARRTCGRTLARALARLGVTRAPVPAGTLSATGPVGPADSGPADSGPADLGPADLGPVSPPESPAVLGVAGVGRLAAAAAAVATDRTDPARNAGVRTPVVARIARLLDPPTVPIWLPGTAYLTAAVVFLTPVILLLT; the protein is encoded by the coding sequence ATGACGACCGCGGCCCTTCTCGCCCTGTTCGCGGGCGCGCTGGCCTGGCCGGTTCCGCGCCTGCTGGCCGCCGCGCGGTGGCCGCACCGCTGCCCGCGGGCGGCGATCGTGCTGTGGCAGGCGATAGGTCTCGCGGGTGGGGTCTCCGCCCTGTTGGCCGCCGCGGCCTTCACCGTGGCCCCGCTGTCGCAGGGCATCCCGTCGGCGCTCGCCGACCACGCCTCCAATCTGCTCGCCGGTGAGCCCCTGGTCGGGCTCGGCCGGACGAACCTCGTCGGGCTGGCCGTCGCGGCGGCGCTGGCGGCACGCCTGTTCGGCGTGCTGGTTATGTCGACTGCGGCGACGCTGCGCGAACGGCACCGGCACCGGGACCTCGTCGACCTCGCCGGCCACCGGCACCGCCACCGCGGGCACGACCATGCCGACCCTGGCGACCCCGGCGGCTCCAATACCCCGGGCGACTCCGGTGAGCACGGGGAGCACGGCACCGACTGCCGGCTGTGCGAGCACCGGGACAGGGCCGGCACCCGGCTGCGGATCCTGGATCATCCCGTCGCCGTCGCCTACTGCGTCCCCGGGGTACGCCACGCGCGGGTCGTCGTCTCCGCGGGCCTGTTGCGGACGCTGACCCCGGAGGAGCTGGACGCCGTCCTGGCGCACGAGGAGGCGCACGTCAGCGGCCGGCACGACCTGGTCATCCAGCCGTTCGTCGCCTGGGAGCGCACCTTCCCCTTCCTGCGCCCGGCCCGCGAGGCGACCGCCGCCGTCTCGCTGCTGGTCGAGATGCTCGCGGACGACGCCGCCGCCCGGCGCACCTGCGGGCGAACCCTGGCCCGGGCGCTCGCCCGACTCGGTGTCACCCGTGCGCCGGTACCCGCCGGGACGCTGAGCGCGACGGGCCCGGTCGGACCGGCGGACTCCGGACCGGCCGACTCCGGACCGGCCGACCTTGGACCGGCCGACCTCGGGCCGGTGAGCCCGCCGGAGTCACCCGCCGTGCTCGGAGTCGCCGGCGTGGGTCGGCTGGCGGCCGCCGCCGCCGCGGTGGCCACGGACCGCACCGACCCGGCGCGCAACGCGGGTGTGCGGACACCGGTCGTCGCCCGGATCGCCCGGCTGCTCGACCCGCCGACCGTCCCGATCTGGCTGCCCGGGACCGCCTACCTCACCGCCGCGGTGGTGTTCCTCACCCCGGTGATCCTGCTCCTCACCTGA
- the ppc gene encoding phosphoenolpyruvate carboxylase, producing MTTTPGIPGTASTDSPADGRPDQQAQDPGGFSGGVSSDARHAAVRAGVRRLGALLGEALTRHEGPELLALVERVRLLARGEDGGAELAAVLDGVDARQASLLARAFTAYFQLANITEQLHRAREISDRPRGRLRDLADRIAEAVERGSVDPDLPAEVMRRLQLRPVFTAHPTEASRRSVLDTLRGIADLLDATDDPRRPGADDERLGRRLAELVDVLWQTDELRVERPKPTDEARSAAYYLASIATEVLPDLLEELDTAFAGIGVELPVTARPLAFGSWAGGDRDGNPNVTPEVTLEVLNLQYEFGIRVLTALVDRLVRELTASTRVVGEVSADLLAALAADRAALPEVYDRFIRLNAEEPYRLKCSYILARLAGTRARLAAGAPHVPGKDYLRPTDLVDELELMRVSLAASHGELVANGPLRRVIRTASAIGLSLATLDIREHADAHHAALGAIYDQLAELDVPYRDLDRPARLALLSAELAGRRPLLGAVPPRLPERVARTLELLTTVRHALDQYGDGVIESYIVSMTRDADDILAVAVLAREAGLVGLGRPPGTSGGPGGGPERDGPTVPAGTAVPAGTAVPVVAWARIGFVPLFETVAELRAAGTLLDRLLTDPSYRALVAARGDVQEVMLGYSDSSKDAGITASQWEIHKAQRELRDTARAHGVVLRLFHGRGGSVGRGGGPSGEAILAQPFGTLDGPIKVTEQGEVISDKYTLPQLARQNLEITLSAVVEASILHRTSRLPGQAIAGWNETMTAVADAAQGAYRSLVADPALVPFFLAATPVEELGNLNIGSRPARRPGGSGGLADLRAIPWVFGWTQARIILPGWFGVGSGLAAAREAGAGGELAEMYRSWHFFRTFLGNVQMTLAKSDLAIAQRYVSALVDPVTAGLFDVIRDEHERTVREVLAVTGQAGLLETAPVLRHTLLVRDAYLAPLHALQVSLLARTRAAGDTADPQLRRGLLLTINGIAAGLRNTG from the coding sequence GTGACAACCACACCTGGCATCCCCGGAACGGCGAGCACCGACAGCCCGGCGGACGGGCGCCCGGACCAGCAGGCCCAGGACCCGGGTGGCTTCTCCGGCGGCGTGTCCTCCGACGCGCGCCACGCGGCGGTCCGGGCCGGCGTGCGCCGCCTCGGCGCGCTGCTCGGCGAGGCCCTCACCCGCCACGAGGGCCCGGAGCTGCTCGCGCTGGTCGAACGGGTCCGCCTGCTCGCCCGCGGCGAGGATGGCGGCGCCGAGCTCGCCGCCGTCCTGGACGGTGTCGACGCGCGGCAGGCGAGCCTGCTGGCCCGCGCGTTCACCGCCTACTTCCAGCTCGCGAACATCACCGAACAGCTGCACCGGGCCCGGGAGATCTCCGACCGCCCGCGCGGCCGGCTGCGCGACCTCGCCGACCGCATCGCCGAGGCGGTGGAGCGGGGGTCCGTCGACCCGGACCTGCCGGCCGAGGTCATGCGGCGCCTGCAGCTGCGCCCGGTCTTCACCGCGCATCCCACCGAGGCCAGCCGCCGGTCCGTCCTGGACACGCTGCGCGGCATCGCCGACCTGCTCGACGCCACCGACGACCCGCGCCGCCCCGGCGCCGACGACGAGCGGCTGGGCCGCCGCCTCGCCGAGCTGGTGGACGTCCTCTGGCAGACCGACGAGCTGCGGGTGGAGCGGCCGAAGCCCACGGACGAGGCACGCTCGGCCGCGTACTACCTCGCCTCGATCGCCACCGAGGTCCTGCCCGACCTGCTGGAGGAACTCGACACCGCGTTCGCCGGGATCGGGGTCGAGCTGCCGGTGACCGCCCGTCCGCTGGCCTTCGGCTCGTGGGCCGGCGGCGACCGCGACGGCAACCCGAACGTCACCCCGGAGGTCACTCTGGAGGTCCTCAACCTCCAGTACGAGTTCGGTATCCGGGTCCTCACCGCCCTCGTCGACCGGCTGGTCCGGGAGCTGACGGCGTCCACCCGGGTGGTCGGGGAGGTCAGCGCCGACCTGCTCGCCGCGCTGGCCGCGGACCGCGCCGCGCTGCCCGAGGTGTACGACCGCTTCATCCGGCTCAACGCCGAGGAGCCGTACCGGCTCAAGTGCAGCTACATCCTGGCGCGGCTGGCCGGCACCCGGGCCCGGCTGGCCGCCGGCGCGCCGCACGTCCCCGGCAAGGACTACCTGCGGCCCACCGACCTGGTGGACGAGCTGGAGCTCATGCGGGTCTCCCTCGCCGCGAGCCACGGCGAGCTCGTCGCGAACGGCCCGCTGCGACGCGTCATCCGCACGGCGAGCGCCATCGGTCTCTCGCTGGCCACCCTCGACATCCGCGAGCACGCCGACGCCCACCACGCCGCCCTCGGCGCGATCTACGACCAGCTCGCCGAGCTGGACGTCCCCTACCGCGACCTGGACCGGCCGGCCCGGCTCGCGCTGCTGTCGGCCGAGCTGGCGGGGCGCCGGCCGCTGCTCGGCGCCGTCCCGCCGCGGCTGCCCGAGCGGGTGGCGCGCACCCTCGAACTGCTCACCACGGTGCGCCACGCGCTGGACCAGTACGGCGACGGCGTCATCGAGAGCTACATCGTCTCGATGACCCGCGACGCCGACGACATCCTGGCCGTCGCCGTGCTCGCCCGCGAGGCCGGCCTGGTCGGCCTCGGCCGGCCACCGGGGACGTCCGGCGGCCCGGGAGGCGGCCCGGAACGGGACGGGCCCACGGTGCCGGCGGGGACGGCGGTACCAGCGGGGACGGCGGTGCCGGTGGTCGCGTGGGCGCGGATCGGGTTCGTGCCGCTGTTCGAGACCGTGGCCGAGCTGCGCGCCGCGGGGACGCTGCTCGACCGGCTGCTCACCGACCCGTCCTACCGGGCGCTCGTCGCGGCCCGCGGCGACGTGCAGGAGGTCATGCTCGGCTACTCGGACTCGTCCAAGGACGCCGGCATCACCGCGTCCCAGTGGGAGATCCACAAGGCCCAGCGCGAGCTGCGGGACACCGCCCGCGCGCACGGGGTCGTGCTGCGGCTCTTCCACGGCCGCGGCGGATCGGTCGGCCGCGGCGGCGGCCCCTCCGGCGAGGCGATCCTCGCCCAGCCGTTCGGCACCCTGGACGGGCCGATCAAGGTCACCGAGCAGGGCGAGGTGATCTCGGACAAGTACACCCTGCCGCAGCTGGCCCGGCAGAACCTGGAGATCACCCTGTCGGCGGTGGTGGAGGCGTCCATCCTGCACCGCACCTCCCGGCTCCCCGGACAGGCGATCGCCGGCTGGAACGAGACCATGACCGCGGTCGCGGACGCGGCCCAGGGCGCCTACCGCTCGCTCGTCGCCGACCCGGCCCTGGTCCCGTTCTTCCTGGCGGCCACGCCGGTGGAGGAACTCGGCAACCTCAACATCGGCTCCCGCCCGGCGCGGCGCCCCGGCGGCTCCGGGGGGCTGGCGGACCTGCGGGCCATCCCCTGGGTGTTCGGCTGGACCCAGGCCCGGATCATCCTGCCCGGCTGGTTCGGGGTCGGCTCCGGGCTGGCGGCGGCCCGCGAGGCCGGCGCGGGCGGGGAGCTGGCCGAGATGTACCGCTCCTGGCACTTCTTCCGGACGTTCCTCGGCAACGTCCAGATGACCCTGGCGAAGTCGGACCTGGCGATCGCCCAGCGCTACGTCTCGGCGCTGGTCGACCCGGTCACGGCCGGGCTGTTCGACGTCATCCGGGACGAGCACGAGCGGACGGTGCGGGAGGTGCTGGCCGTCACCGGGCAGGCCGGCCTGCTCGAGACGGCGCCGGTGCTGCGCCACACCCTGCTCGTCCGGGACGCCTACCTGGCCCCGCTGCACGCGCTGCAGGTCTCCCTGCTGGCCCGCACCCGGGCGGCCGGCGACACCGCCGACCCCCAGCTGCGCCGCGGCCTCCTGCTGACCATCAACGGCATAGCCGCCGGCCTGCGCAACACCGGCTGA
- a CDS encoding MFS transporter produces the protein MAEPTSRRRLAVLAVCCMSLLIVGLDNTIVNVALPALRRDLGASPAGLQWTIDSYTLVLASLLMLGGSTGDRLGRRRIFQTGLVLFTAGSLLCSLAPGLGWLVAFRMLQAVGGSMLNPVAMSIITNTFTDPRERARAIGVWGAVIGISMALGPVLGGILVETVSWRAIFLINIPVGLVALVLTRRFVPESRAPSPRRLDPVGQLLVIAVLATLTYSIIEAPEAGWTSAGTLVLLAVAMAAAALLVGYESRRTEPLLDVRFFRSVPFSGATAIAVCAFGALAGFLFLNTIYLQDVRGYSALHAGLLTLPMALATLVAAPLSGRAVGRFGPRPSLLAAGVALTAGSAAMTDLSARTSVAALVVAYLLFGVGFGLVNAPITNTAVSGMPLAQAGVAAAVASTSRQIGQSLGVAVIGSVAAVTATAGAVGAVAGGSVAGIDPTSPAAWWAVVAACGTVLALGFATTGTWARRTADQTRARLMATPAPEQAAVPRAGAQPDPAGR, from the coding sequence ATGGCCGAGCCGACCAGTCGGCGCAGGCTCGCCGTCCTGGCGGTCTGCTGCATGAGCCTGCTGATCGTGGGCCTCGACAACACCATCGTGAACGTGGCCCTGCCGGCGCTGCGTCGAGATCTCGGGGCCTCACCGGCCGGCCTGCAATGGACGATCGACAGCTACACCCTCGTGCTGGCCAGCCTGCTCATGCTCGGCGGTTCGACCGGTGACCGGCTCGGCCGCCGCCGGATCTTCCAGACCGGGCTGGTCCTGTTCACCGCCGGATCGCTGCTGTGCAGCCTCGCCCCCGGGCTCGGCTGGCTGGTGGCCTTCCGAATGCTGCAGGCCGTCGGCGGCTCGATGCTGAATCCGGTGGCGATGTCCATCATCACCAACACGTTCACCGATCCCCGGGAGCGGGCCCGCGCCATCGGTGTCTGGGGGGCGGTGATCGGGATCAGCATGGCGCTCGGCCCGGTGCTCGGCGGCATCCTCGTCGAGACGGTGAGCTGGCGGGCGATCTTCCTGATCAACATCCCGGTCGGGCTCGTCGCGCTGGTACTCACCCGCCGGTTCGTCCCGGAGTCCCGCGCGCCGAGCCCGCGCCGCCTGGACCCCGTCGGGCAGCTCCTGGTGATCGCCGTTCTCGCCACCCTCACCTACTCGATCATCGAGGCGCCCGAGGCCGGCTGGACGTCCGCCGGCACGCTCGTCCTGCTCGCGGTGGCGATGGCCGCGGCGGCGCTGCTGGTCGGCTACGAGTCGCGGCGCACCGAGCCGCTGTTGGACGTCCGTTTCTTCCGCAGCGTGCCCTTCTCCGGCGCGACGGCGATCGCGGTGTGCGCGTTCGGCGCCCTCGCCGGCTTCCTCTTCCTCAACACGATCTACCTGCAGGATGTCCGCGGGTACTCGGCGTTGCACGCCGGCCTGCTGACCCTGCCGATGGCACTGGCCACCCTGGTGGCCGCACCGCTGTCCGGACGGGCGGTGGGCCGGTTCGGCCCGCGGCCGTCGCTGCTCGCCGCGGGTGTCGCCCTGACCGCCGGCAGCGCGGCGATGACGGACCTGTCCGCGCGGACCTCCGTCGCCGCCCTGGTGGTCGCCTACCTCCTGTTCGGGGTGGGCTTCGGCCTGGTGAACGCGCCGATCACCAACACGGCCGTCTCCGGGATGCCGCTCGCGCAGGCCGGGGTCGCGGCGGCGGTCGCCTCGACGAGCCGCCAGATCGGCCAGTCGCTGGGCGTGGCCGTGATCGGCTCCGTCGCGGCCGTGACCGCGACGGCCGGGGCCGTCGGGGCCGTCGCCGGCGGCTCGGTGGCCGGGATCGATCCCACCAGCCCGGCGGCCTGGTGGGCGGTGGTCGCGGCCTGCGGCACCGTCCTGGCCCTGGGCTTCGCGACGACGGGCACCTGGGCCAGGCGCACCGCCGACCAGACCAGAGCCCGGCTCATGGCCACCCCCGCCCCCGAACAGGCCGCCGTCCCGCGGGCCGGCGCCCAGCCCGATCCGGCGGGGCGGTAG
- a CDS encoding transglycosylase family protein codes for MASRARKTSRSIRRGRALLVAPLLAATIGGGIAMSQPASAAGRPDAHRFLSAVVPCESGGNPHAVNSIGAGGLFQFLPGTWHGVGGQGLPQNASVAEQWKRAHILYAQQGTSPWYSSKSCWGHKI; via the coding sequence ATGGCTTCGCGTGCTCGTAAAACCAGTCGTTCCATCCGCCGCGGCCGCGCGCTGCTGGTAGCTCCGCTGCTCGCCGCCACGATCGGCGGCGGAATCGCGATGTCACAGCCCGCCAGTGCCGCGGGTCGTCCGGACGCACACCGTTTCCTGAGCGCGGTTGTGCCCTGCGAGTCCGGCGGTAACCCCCACGCGGTCAACTCGATCGGCGCGGGCGGCCTGTTCCAGTTCCTGCCGGGCACCTGGCACGGTGTCGGTGGGCAGGGCCTCCCGCAGAACGCGAGCGTGGCCGAGCAGTGGAAGCGCGCGCACATCCTGTACGCGCAGCAGGGAACCAGCCCGTGGTACTCCTCGAAGAGCTGCTGGGGCCACAAGATCTGA
- a CDS encoding SDR family NAD(P)-dependent oxidoreductase, with protein sequence MVTSAVVVTGAASGIGRACVELFAARGFGVIAVDVDEAGLAELPRDRAGARIVPMVGDVSVEETGAAMAELALVSFGRLDAAVLNAGIGATLPWEAPGAIDRLDRILAVNVRGVAIGIRSVVPVLRAGGGGSIVVTASSGGLQGEPGNWAYNASKAAVINMVRAAALDHAAQNIRVNAVAPGLTETALTARHRADPASAAAVSRRIPLGRWGRPGELASAVWFLAGTESSYITGTALVADGGLTAHHGVVPLPVPEALPPVPAVPSSAPEVEVPRPASVAPQPDPEI encoded by the coding sequence GTGGTCACCTCGGCGGTCGTCGTCACCGGAGCCGCGTCCGGGATCGGGCGGGCGTGCGTGGAGCTGTTCGCCGCGCGGGGGTTCGGCGTGATCGCGGTGGACGTCGACGAGGCGGGCCTGGCGGAGCTGCCCCGGGATCGGGCGGGGGCGCGGATCGTCCCGATGGTCGGGGACGTCTCGGTCGAGGAGACCGGGGCCGCCATGGCGGAGCTGGCGCTCGTGAGCTTCGGGCGGCTGGACGCGGCGGTGCTCAACGCCGGGATCGGCGCGACGCTGCCGTGGGAGGCCCCGGGCGCGATCGACCGGCTGGACCGGATTCTCGCCGTCAACGTGCGGGGTGTCGCGATCGGGATCCGCTCGGTGGTTCCCGTCCTCCGGGCCGGCGGCGGTGGCTCGATCGTCGTGACCGCCTCCAGCGGCGGGCTACAGGGGGAACCGGGGAACTGGGCGTACAACGCGTCCAAGGCGGCTGTGATCAACATGGTGCGGGCCGCGGCGCTCGACCACGCCGCCCAGAACATCCGGGTGAACGCCGTCGCCCCCGGCCTGACCGAGACGGCGCTGACCGCGCGCCACCGGGCCGATCCGGCGTCCGCCGCGGCGGTGAGCCGGCGGATTCCGCTGGGGCGCTGGGGGCGGCCGGGTGAGCTGGCCTCGGCCGTCTGGTTCCTGGCCGGCACCGAGTCGTCCTACATCACCGGGACGGCGCTGGTCGCCGACGGGGGCCTGACCGCGCACCACGGAGTCGTGCCGCTGCCGGTTCCCGAAGCCCTGCCGCCGGTTCCCGCGGTTCCGTCGTCGGCGCCCGAGGTCGAGGTTCCCCGGCCGGCTTCCGTGGCGCCCCAGCCGGATCCGGAGATCTGA
- a CDS encoding sensor histidine kinase, giving the protein MSSRVVSLRARLLLALVGLLAIGLVLGAFGTRNAVGSYLLGRLDRQVRDAHPVMEQTLLAGDSDHALYHHDADDRAPRFGTAFLVGTYGALYDGAGRRVAETSPGPNGPAAPTRRPAVTPSLLAAAPVRPDLATAPLWTVPAEGGGDRFRVLAERFGDGDVLVVAVPFAEMEATLDNVTRIEIVASATMLAVLAVLAYVIIRLGLRPLARIEHTAGMIADGDLTRRVTDTDRRTEVGRLGLAFNTMLTEIEASFRAREASERRLRRFVGDASHELRTPLTSIRGYAEMFRRGAASRPEDLAMVLRRIEEESARMSELVDDLLLLARLDQQPDLGRGPVDLAAVLRDLAADARAVSPGRTIEVDVPPILEVAGDEGRLRQAVGNLVRNALVHTPPEAAISLTAGRDDTDADAMTTTDAAVAATAETVVVSVIDHGPGVPADAVDHVFERFYRADAGRSRDAGGTGLGLSIVEAVAAAHGGRVEHRPTPGGGATFRLILPRSDSAPSSS; this is encoded by the coding sequence GTGTCCTCACGCGTGGTCTCGTTGCGGGCGCGGCTGCTGTTGGCCCTGGTCGGCCTGCTGGCGATCGGCCTGGTGCTGGGAGCGTTCGGCACCAGGAACGCCGTCGGGTCCTACCTGCTCGGCCGGCTGGACCGGCAGGTGCGCGACGCCCACCCGGTGATGGAACAGACGCTGCTCGCCGGCGACTCGGACCACGCGCTGTACCACCACGACGCCGACGACCGGGCGCCACGGTTCGGCACCGCCTTCCTCGTCGGCACCTACGGGGCGCTGTACGACGGCGCCGGGCGGCGGGTGGCCGAGACCAGCCCGGGGCCGAACGGCCCCGCGGCGCCGACCCGGCGCCCAGCCGTCACCCCGAGCCTGCTCGCCGCCGCCCCGGTGCGGCCCGACCTGGCGACCGCCCCGCTGTGGACGGTTCCCGCCGAAGGCGGCGGGGACCGGTTCAGGGTGCTCGCCGAGCGCTTCGGCGACGGAGACGTGCTGGTCGTCGCGGTGCCCTTCGCCGAGATGGAGGCCACCCTCGACAACGTCACCAGGATCGAGATCGTCGCGAGCGCGACGATGCTGGCGGTGCTGGCCGTGCTGGCCTACGTCATCATCCGCCTCGGCCTGCGCCCGCTGGCCCGGATCGAGCACACCGCGGGCATGATCGCGGACGGCGATCTGACGCGACGGGTCACCGACACGGACCGCCGCACCGAGGTCGGACGGCTCGGGCTGGCCTTCAACACGATGCTCACCGAGATCGAGGCTTCGTTCCGGGCCCGAGAGGCCTCCGAGCGCCGCCTGCGGCGCTTCGTCGGGGACGCCAGCCATGAACTGCGCACGCCGCTGACGTCGATCCGCGGCTACGCCGAGATGTTCCGCCGGGGAGCGGCGAGCCGGCCCGAGGACCTGGCGATGGTCCTGCGGCGCATCGAGGAGGAGTCGGCCCGGATGAGCGAGCTGGTCGACGACCTGCTGCTGCTCGCCCGCCTCGACCAGCAGCCCGACCTCGGGCGCGGGCCCGTCGATCTGGCCGCCGTGCTCCGGGACCTCGCCGCCGACGCCCGTGCCGTCAGCCCGGGACGGACGATCGAGGTCGACGTCCCGCCGATCCTGGAGGTGGCAGGGGACGAGGGGCGCCTGCGCCAGGCCGTCGGGAACCTCGTCCGCAACGCGCTCGTCCACACCCCGCCCGAGGCCGCGATCTCCCTCACCGCCGGCCGGGACGACACCGACGCCGACGCCATGACCACAACCGACGCCGCGGTCGCGGCCACCGCCGAGACCGTCGTCGTCTCGGTGATCGACCACGGGCCCGGTGTCCCCGCCGACGCCGTCGACCACGTCTTCGAGCGGTTCTACCGGGCCGACGCCGGCCGCTCCCGTGACGCCGGCGGGACGGGGCTGGGCCTGTCCATCGTCGAGGCCGTCGCCGCCGCGCACGGCGGCCGGGTGGAGCACCGGCCGACACCGGGCGGCGGCGCCACGTTCCGGCTGATCCTGCCCCGCTCCGATTCCGCTCCCTCTTCGTCATGA
- a CDS encoding response regulator transcription factor: MERPVRVLVVDDEEAITDLVAMALRYEGFEVSAVHSGQAALTRVAREPPDLLVLDVMLPDIDGFAVCRRLREAGRDVPTLFLTARDTTEDKVHGLTLGGDDYVTKPFVVSELVARVRAILRRAGQADGAPETLRFADLELDPRTREVRRAGRLVELTVTEYRLLHYLLVNARKVLTRAQLLDHVWGHDFGGDAGVLETYVSYLRRKIDDVPPALIHTVRGVGYVLRLPR; the protein is encoded by the coding sequence ATGGAGCGTCCCGTGCGGGTCCTCGTCGTCGACGACGAGGAGGCGATCACCGATCTCGTCGCCATGGCGCTGCGCTACGAGGGCTTCGAGGTGAGCGCCGTGCATTCGGGGCAGGCGGCGCTCACCCGGGTCGCGCGGGAGCCGCCCGACCTGCTCGTGCTGGACGTCATGCTGCCCGACATCGACGGTTTCGCCGTCTGCCGGCGGCTGCGCGAGGCGGGGCGGGACGTGCCGACATTGTTCCTGACCGCCCGCGACACCACCGAGGACAAGGTGCACGGGCTGACGCTCGGCGGCGACGACTACGTCACGAAGCCGTTCGTGGTCAGTGAGCTGGTCGCCCGGGTCCGGGCGATCCTGCGCCGGGCCGGGCAGGCCGACGGCGCGCCGGAGACGCTGCGCTTCGCCGATCTCGAGCTCGACCCGCGGACCCGCGAGGTGCGCCGGGCCGGGCGCCTGGTGGAGCTGACCGTCACCGAGTACCGGCTGCTGCACTACCTGCTGGTCAACGCCCGCAAGGTGCTGACCCGGGCGCAGCTGCTCGACCATGTCTGGGGGCACGACTTCGGCGGCGACGCCGGGGTCCTGGAGACCTACGTCAGCTACCTGCGCCGCAAGATCGACGACGTCCCGCCGGCACTGATCCACACGGTGCGCGGGGTCGGCTACGTGCTGCGCCTGCCGCGGTGA
- a CDS encoding FAD:protein FMN transferase, with translation MGTVVSIDVRSPLDPAGLDAAIGAAVRLLHRVDEDFSTFRATSWVSRLRRGEIRLGDCPDHVRQVYRAAAECRDQTDGWFDPAWRADGTLDPTGLVKGWAADAASSVLTAAGAPSHCVSAAGDLRVRGTSGWAPGRPWRIGIADPFDRARLVAVVEGTELAVATSGVAERGAHVVDPRTGAPATGLASVTLVGADATLADAFATAALAAGPAAPALLGRLARRGWEWLTVDATGRLAHSAGFPGQVTTTVAGPVAATAPRPAVRTTGSRPAAGRSDGR, from the coding sequence ATGGGCACGGTGGTCAGCATCGACGTCCGCTCACCGCTCGACCCGGCCGGTCTGGACGCGGCGATCGGCGCCGCCGTCCGCCTGCTGCACCGGGTCGACGAGGATTTCAGCACGTTCCGGGCGACGTCCTGGGTGTCGCGGCTGCGCCGTGGCGAGATCAGGCTCGGCGACTGCCCGGACCACGTCCGCCAGGTGTACCGGGCGGCCGCCGAATGTCGGGACCAGACCGACGGCTGGTTCGACCCCGCCTGGCGCGCGGATGGCACGCTGGACCCGACCGGGCTGGTCAAGGGCTGGGCGGCCGACGCCGCGTCGAGCGTCCTGACCGCCGCGGGTGCCCCGAGCCACTGCGTCAGCGCCGCCGGTGACCTGCGGGTGCGGGGCACCTCGGGCTGGGCGCCGGGACGTCCGTGGCGGATCGGGATCGCCGACCCGTTCGACCGGGCCAGGCTGGTCGCCGTCGTGGAGGGCACCGAGCTGGCCGTCGCGACCTCCGGGGTCGCCGAGCGGGGCGCGCACGTCGTCGACCCGCGCACCGGCGCACCGGCGACCGGCCTGGCCTCGGTCACCCTCGTCGGAGCGGACGCCACGCTCGCGGACGCGTTCGCCACCGCCGCCCTCGCCGCCGGGCCGGCGGCGCCGGCCCTGCTCGGACGCCTCGCCCGGCGGGGCTGGGAGTGGTTGACGGTCGACGCCACCGGGCGGCTGGCGCACTCCGCCGGCTTCCCGGGCCAGGTCACCACGACCGTCGCCGGGCCGGTCGCCGCGACAGCTCCGAGGCCGGCTGTCCGGACGACCGGCTCGAGGCCGGCCGCCGGACGCTCCGACGGGCGGTGA